The Desmonostoc muscorum LEGE 12446 genome includes a region encoding these proteins:
- the arsS gene encoding arsenosugar biosynthesis radical SAM (seleno)protein ArsS (Some members of this family are selenoproteins.), translated as MQIQSKNTLYPSVTQFKQKLNSPLTKKGITVLQINLGKRCNLACKHCHVEASPKRTEELSPEICEQLISLIHRFPEIKIVDLTGGAPEMNYGFKPLVEAAKLTGKQVIVRSNLTIYFENAFGDLPEYFAKHQLRIVASLPCYLADNVDKMRGTGVFDSSIKALQWLNKLGYGKERNLILDLVFNPQLPTSEKFYLAPEQSSLEQDYKTFLQEHFNIVFNNLFTITNLPVGRTKMHLERKKLYTSYLQFLESHFNTSTIEHLMCRDELSIDYLGNVYDCDFNQMMNLPAKTRNGKTLTVAKLLEAGSLDLINEVQTADYCYGCTAGCGSSCGGALL; from the coding sequence ATGCAGATTCAATCAAAAAATACATTATATCCATCTGTAACGCAGTTCAAACAAAAACTTAATTCTCCTTTAACAAAAAAAGGAATTACTGTTTTACAAATTAATCTTGGTAAGCGCTGTAACCTGGCTTGTAAACACTGTCACGTCGAAGCTAGCCCAAAACGTACAGAAGAACTTTCCCCAGAAATTTGTGAACAATTGATTTCACTAATCCATAGATTCCCCGAAATTAAAATTGTGGATTTGACTGGTGGCGCACCAGAAATGAATTATGGATTTAAACCATTAGTAGAAGCAGCAAAGTTAACCGGTAAGCAGGTAATTGTTCGGTCTAATTTAACCATTTATTTTGAAAATGCTTTTGGTGATTTGCCAGAATACTTTGCTAAACATCAACTAAGAATTGTGGCTTCTCTTCCCTGCTACCTAGCAGATAATGTTGATAAAATGCGTGGTACTGGCGTCTTTGATAGTTCAATCAAAGCTTTGCAGTGGCTTAACAAACTCGGTTATGGTAAAGAGCGAAACTTAATTTTGGACTTGGTATTTAATCCTCAGTTACCTACAAGTGAAAAATTTTATTTAGCTCCCGAACAGAGCAGCCTAGAACAAGATTACAAAACTTTTTTACAAGAACATTTTAATATTGTATTCAATAACCTCTTCACCATTACGAATCTGCCAGTTGGTAGAACTAAAATGCATTTAGAACGAAAAAAACTGTACACCAGCTATTTACAGTTTTTAGAATCCCATTTTAATACCAGCACAATTGAACATTTAATGTGTCGCGATGAACTTTCAATTGATTATCTGGGCAATGTATATGATTGTGACTTTAACCAGATGATGAATTTGCCTGCGAAAACTCGTAACGGTAAAACCTTGACAGTTGCCAAATTGCTAGAAGCTGGTAGTTTAGACCTGATTAATGAAGTACAAACCGCTGACTATTGCTATGGTTGTACTGCTGGCTGTGGTTCCAGTTGTGGCGGCGCTTTGCTCTAA
- the mrdA gene encoding penicillin-binding protein 2, which translates to MTLLKPSPFGGKKNTRTVGRSFQPIFLIVFTLLMLTGIGARLGYLQIVEGANHRKRAEANRIRMIPKQPERGNIFDRNGKLLASTRYPRSVYLWPMAHTKPSWSVVAPRLSKILDVPQEEMEKKLEEAGANSSSLIRVARDLNEAQITALKEYESELKDVEISTEAVRYYPHGKGLAHVLGYTRELTPEQLKERKQEGYRLGDVIGQMGAEKAYEKMLRGEWGGQQVEVDGAGRPLRVLGEKQAKAGNDLHLTIDLEMQKTAEKALGDRNGAIVALDPKNGAVLAMVSHPTFDPNIFSKQKLTQKDWETVQGAEHPLVNRALSAFPPASTFKIVTATAGLESGKFSPSTVLQTYGSLNIGGTRFGEWNHAGFGPLGFVGALQWSSDTFFYQIGRGVGGPTLIEWTHKYGFGKKTGFEFANEETKGLVPDETWKQKVWKMPWTVGDSINMSIGQGALQTTPLQVAIMFAVPANGGYRVQPHLLKDNEQAKSWRESLNMKPTTISVLRQGLRKVVAEGTGKVLNKPTLPPVAGKSGTAEAWKGHVKQNHAWFGAYAPADQPEILIVAFAEHSGGGGGSVAAPMILDIMQEYFYRKYPGKYQKPESENPPNSRRN; encoded by the coding sequence ATGACCTTATTGAAACCATCTCCATTTGGTGGCAAAAAAAATACACGCACAGTCGGACGCAGTTTCCAGCCGATATTTTTAATCGTATTTACTCTGTTGATGCTGACGGGAATCGGCGCTCGTTTAGGATACTTACAAATTGTTGAAGGAGCTAATCACCGCAAACGAGCAGAAGCCAATCGAATTCGCATGATCCCCAAACAACCAGAGCGGGGCAATATTTTTGACCGCAATGGCAAACTTTTAGCTAGTACTCGCTATCCACGCTCTGTATATTTGTGGCCGATGGCACACACTAAACCCTCGTGGTCGGTTGTAGCTCCGCGTCTATCTAAAATTCTCGATGTTCCCCAAGAAGAAATGGAAAAGAAGTTAGAAGAAGCTGGTGCTAACTCTTCTTCACTGATTCGGGTTGCTCGTGACTTGAACGAAGCACAAATTACGGCATTGAAGGAGTATGAAAGCGAACTTAAAGACGTGGAAATTTCTACGGAAGCGGTTCGCTACTATCCGCACGGCAAGGGATTAGCTCATGTATTAGGTTATACAAGAGAACTAACGCCCGAACAATTAAAAGAAAGGAAGCAGGAAGGCTACAGATTGGGTGATGTCATCGGTCAAATGGGAGCTGAAAAGGCTTATGAGAAAATGCTGCGGGGTGAATGGGGGGGTCAACAGGTAGAAGTGGATGGTGCTGGTCGGCCGCTGCGGGTTTTGGGTGAGAAACAAGCCAAAGCTGGTAATGATTTGCACTTAACCATAGATTTAGAGATGCAAAAGACAGCCGAAAAAGCATTAGGCGATCGCAATGGGGCGATCGTGGCGCTAGATCCCAAGAATGGTGCGGTTTTAGCAATGGTATCTCACCCCACCTTTGACCCGAATATTTTCTCCAAGCAGAAACTCACCCAAAAAGATTGGGAAACTGTCCAAGGTGCAGAACATCCCTTGGTAAATCGGGCGCTGAGCGCCTTTCCACCTGCGAGTACCTTCAAAATAGTCACCGCCACTGCTGGGCTAGAATCGGGAAAATTTTCTCCCAGCACAGTCCTACAAACCTACGGTTCTTTAAACATTGGTGGTACGCGCTTTGGTGAGTGGAACCACGCAGGATTCGGGCCGTTGGGTTTTGTCGGAGCATTACAGTGGAGTAGTGATACCTTCTTCTATCAAATTGGTCGGGGAGTCGGCGGCCCGACTTTGATTGAATGGACTCACAAGTATGGATTTGGTAAAAAGACAGGCTTTGAATTTGCTAACGAAGAAACAAAAGGTTTAGTGCCAGATGAAACATGGAAACAGAAAGTATGGAAGATGCCTTGGACTGTAGGTGACAGCATAAATATGTCAATTGGTCAAGGTGCTTTACAAACAACACCCTTGCAAGTTGCCATTATGTTTGCCGTACCTGCTAACGGTGGTTACCGAGTCCAGCCGCATTTACTCAAAGACAACGAACAAGCAAAAAGCTGGCGAGAGTCTTTGAATATGAAGCCGACAACCATCAGTGTCCTACGTCAGGGGCTGCGGAAAGTAGTAGCTGAAGGCACCGGGAAAGTTTTGAACAAGCCAACACTTCCTCCAGTAGCTGGTAAGAGTGGTACCGCCGAAGCATGGAAGGGTCATGTTAAACAAAATCACGCTTGGTTTGGCGCCTATGCTCCCGCAGATCAGCCAGAAATTTTGATTGTGGCATTTGCTGAACATTCCGGTGGCGGTGGTGGTAGTGTCGCTGCGCCGATGATTTTAGACATTATGCAGGAATATTTTTATCGGAAGTATCCAGGTAAATATCAGAAACCAGAGAGTGAAAACCCACCAAACAGCCGACGAAACTAA
- a CDS encoding HetP family heterocyst commitment protein, with translation MTQNITGYQTQMGRKINNEQIEQILKAIIAGKYSWACVLILRFAGYNPIDYIPYRTYIRLLKNNCLVENSKLNQSDSKAVEDLNLKSTWLQL, from the coding sequence ATGACTCAAAACATTACTGGTTATCAAACACAAATGGGTAGGAAAATTAATAATGAACAAATTGAGCAAATACTCAAAGCAATTATCGCAGGTAAATATTCTTGGGCATGTGTTTTAATACTGCGTTTTGCTGGTTACAATCCCATAGATTACATACCCTATCGTACCTATATTAGACTGCTCAAAAATAACTGCTTAGTTGAAAATTCAAAACTTAATCAATCTGATAGTAAAGCTGTAGAAGATTTGAATCTTAAATCAACCTGGCTTCAACTGTGA
- a CDS encoding DUF29 family protein, translated as MTQELWDLRKSILEGRYQDALLIVDELELMSRKSYIRNIRSFLIRLIIHLIKNQVEQRLTNSWVASIEGSILEIQDLNLQDNKTSYYVKPGEWEDLLDTAYDAAIKPAFAEIMNGLYTPKQLEAMLNKSLIISIAKDFLNLTYTNTQKSLPSAIDEMLRDLPGGQEWEEGN; from the coding sequence ATGACTCAAGAACTTTGGGATTTAAGGAAGTCTATTCTTGAGGGGCGTTATCAGGACGCTTTGCTAATTGTTGATGAGTTGGAGTTGATGAGTCGAAAGAGTTATATCCGAAATATTAGAAGTTTTCTCATCCGGCTCATTATTCATTTGATTAAAAATCAGGTAGAACAGAGATTAACTAATTCTTGGGTGGCTTCGATTGAAGGTTCGATTTTAGAAATTCAAGATTTAAATTTACAAGATAATAAAACTTCTTATTATGTTAAGCCAGGTGAATGGGAGGATTTGTTGGATACGGCTTATGATGCCGCAATTAAGCCAGCATTTGCTGAAATAATGAATGGTTTGTATACACCTAAGCAATTAGAAGCAATGCTAAATAAATCACTGATTATCTCCATAGCAAAAGATTTTTTAAATTTAACTTATACGAATACTCAAAAGTCTTTACCTAGTGCTATTGATGAGATGTTGAGGGATTTACCTGGTGGTCAAGAGTGGGAAGAAGGTAACTAA
- the trpC gene encoding indole-3-glycerol phosphate synthase TrpC: MTYPVTTPNTHLVQPTLKEIVWQKKYEVAQIQQDMSLASLQRQLTAAPTVRDFLTALQQSHYRPCIIAEVKKASFIHGVIKPDFDPVAIAKAYERGGATCISVVTDHKFFHGSFESLRTIRHRVALPLLCKDFILDPCQIYLARAAGADAVVLIAAILSDRQLQNFLRVIHYLGMNALVEVHTLAELDRVLKLDDVRLIGINNQSLEDFSVDIGTTGQLLAARRSQIQTLGINIVSESGLYTPADLSFVAEAGTHAVLLGDTLVKHDDVQQAVRNLLQLNLSTHNNLLKKAMKER, from the coding sequence ATGACTTACCCAGTTACTACTCCTAATACTCATTTGGTGCAACCCACTCTCAAAGAGATCGTATGGCAGAAAAAGTATGAAGTCGCACAAATTCAGCAAGATATGTCTTTGGCTTCATTGCAACGTCAGTTAACAGCTGCACCCACAGTGCGAGATTTCCTCACTGCTTTGCAACAAAGTCATTACCGACCTTGCATCATTGCAGAGGTGAAGAAAGCATCTTTCATTCATGGAGTAATTAAACCAGATTTTGACCCAGTGGCGATCGCCAAAGCTTATGAGCGTGGTGGCGCAACTTGTATCTCTGTAGTCACCGATCACAAGTTCTTTCATGGTAGCTTTGAGAGTCTACGCACCATTAGGCATCGAGTAGCGCTACCTCTACTGTGCAAAGATTTTATTTTAGATCCGTGCCAAATTTATTTAGCACGAGCAGCAGGCGCAGATGCTGTGGTGCTGATTGCAGCGATTTTATCGGATCGGCAACTTCAAAATTTTTTGCGGGTGATTCACTATTTAGGGATGAATGCTTTGGTAGAAGTGCATACCTTGGCAGAACTTGATCGGGTGCTAAAGCTTGATGATGTACGTTTAATAGGAATCAACAACCAAAGTCTAGAAGATTTTAGCGTTGATATCGGCACAACAGGGCAATTGCTGGCAGCCAGGCGATCGCAGATCCAAACCTTGGGCATTAATATCGTCAGTGAGTCTGGTTTGTATACACCTGCTGACTTATCCTTTGTTGCAGAAGCTGGTACACATGCTGTTCTACTCGGAGACACTTTAGTTAAACATGACGATGTACAGCAGGCTGTGCGTAATCTGCTCCAACTTAATCTTTCCACCCACAACAACCTCCTCAAGAAAGCAATGAAGGAAAGATAG
- a CDS encoding DUF3082 domain-containing protein, whose product MSDQNLTPKTDAQVQVTATPLRSITGAVISGGMAFAMYSLMISIATNFASKPLHSINPLVIKITSAVRTLVVGVVALGSGIFGIVAIGLLALTLQLLVQQFTKPKSSEN is encoded by the coding sequence ATGAGTGACCAAAATCTAACTCCAAAAACAGATGCTCAAGTACAGGTTACAGCGACTCCCTTACGCTCTATTACTGGGGCTGTAATTTCCGGAGGAATGGCATTTGCAATGTATTCGCTGATGATTTCCATCGCCACAAATTTTGCTAGCAAACCTCTCCATTCAATTAATCCATTGGTAATAAAAATTACCTCCGCTGTTCGTACCTTGGTTGTTGGTGTAGTTGCTTTAGGAAGCGGTATATTTGGTATAGTAGCAATTGGTTTATTAGCTTTGACACTGCAATTATTAGTGCAGCAGTTTACCAAACCAAAAAGCAGCGAAAACTGA
- a CDS encoding IS5 family transposase, whose translation MAYSSNLTDAEWEIFEPLLQEILPTKKQTRPTNWPKRDIFNGILYQLKNGCNWQDLPKDLPPYSTVYWHYKQWRAAGVFEELMSVLHGQVREQVKKKPHWTTLIIIDSQAVKNTCNASVESKGFCFYKATNGIKRHLAIDTLGFPFFTLCTRANVSDDAGLIEMFTLNIDYFKSKPIDIPKITILLDHGYHPEYLTQELERIYPEIMTKIQFQLSTKPSKQEKAAQGKSGFVPAIARWVIERSNAWMERCKILVKNFERTLVSATAKLNICFIRLMIKRLAAPS comes from the coding sequence ATGGCGTATTCCAGCAACCTCACTGATGCAGAATGGGAAATTTTTGAACCCTTATTGCAAGAGATATTACCGACTAAGAAGCAGACTCGACCGACCAACTGGCCAAAGCGAGATATCTTCAATGGAATTCTCTATCAACTAAAAAATGGATGCAATTGGCAAGACTTACCTAAAGACCTCCCCCCTTATTCCACTGTATATTGGCACTACAAACAGTGGCGAGCAGCCGGGGTATTTGAGGAACTGATGAGTGTCTTACATGGACAAGTGCGTGAACAGGTAAAAAAAAAACCGCACTGGACGACATTGATCATCATTGACTCCCAAGCAGTGAAAAATACCTGCAACGCCAGTGTGGAGTCGAAAGGTTTTTGCTTCTACAAAGCCACCAACGGTATTAAAAGGCATTTGGCTATTGACACCCTTGGGTTTCCCTTTTTTACGCTCTGTACTCGCGCCAATGTCTCGGATGATGCCGGATTAATTGAGATGTTTACTCTCAACATCGACTACTTCAAGTCAAAACCTATCGATATTCCCAAGATTACTATCCTGCTAGATCATGGGTATCACCCAGAATATTTGACTCAGGAGTTAGAGCGAATTTACCCAGAGATCATGACCAAAATTCAGTTTCAACTTTCTACGAAACCCTCAAAACAAGAGAAAGCGGCACAAGGAAAATCTGGATTTGTTCCGGCAATAGCTAGATGGGTGATCGAACGCTCCAATGCTTGGATGGAGCGCTGTAAAATTCTGGTTAAGAACTTTGAACGAACCCTGGTTAGTGCCACTGCCAAACTCAATATCTGCTTCATCAGGCTAATGATTAAGAGGCTTGCAGCACCTTCTTAG
- a CDS encoding ABC transporter ATP-binding protein yields the protein MAQTVTQNQRAIATFHPLDVELRNVFKFFNQEPAVHGIDLDVKQGEFFSILGPSGCGKTTTLRLIAGFEIADAGKVLIQGQSMTNVPPYRRPVNTVFQSYALFNHLNVWDNIAFGLRLKKLRKSEIQTRVQEALKLVKMESLRSRFPNQLSGGQQQRVALARALVNRPAVLLLDEPLGALDLKLRKEMQVELSNLHKDLGLTFVMVTHDQEEALSLSDRIAVMNQGKIEQTGTPSQIYERPQTSFVADFIGDTNLFSGEILAVNSSDVQILTKTGLSIVIARAEDTPSQLSQSVVVSVRPEKIQLSLYPPNLPTNCFEGRLVNVMYLGTHVNYIVELTNGIRINVLQPNTFGSLPDRDTPIYVWWAETDCLALSSN from the coding sequence ATGGCTCAAACTGTGACGCAGAATCAGAGGGCGATCGCAACTTTTCACCCACTTGACGTTGAATTGCGTAATGTGTTCAAGTTTTTTAACCAAGAACCAGCAGTACATGGCATAGATTTGGATGTTAAACAGGGGGAATTTTTTAGTATTTTAGGTCCATCCGGTTGTGGAAAAACAACAACACTGCGCTTAATTGCCGGGTTTGAAATAGCTGATGCTGGCAAGGTGTTAATTCAGGGTCAATCTATGACTAATGTGCCCCCTTACCGCCGTCCAGTCAATACTGTATTTCAAAGTTATGCTTTATTTAACCACTTGAATGTGTGGGATAACATTGCTTTCGGACTGCGGTTAAAAAAATTACGTAAATCAGAAATTCAAACTAGAGTCCAAGAAGCTTTAAAACTGGTGAAAATGGAAAGTTTGCGATCGCGTTTTCCCAATCAACTTTCCGGTGGTCAACAGCAACGCGTTGCTTTGGCTAGGGCTTTAGTCAACCGTCCCGCCGTCCTCCTACTAGATGAACCTCTAGGAGCATTAGATTTAAAACTGCGTAAGGAAATGCAAGTTGAGTTATCAAATTTACATAAAGACTTGGGTTTGACCTTTGTGATGGTGACACACGACCAAGAAGAAGCACTTTCCTTGAGCGATCGCATTGCTGTCATGAACCAAGGCAAAATAGAGCAAACTGGTACTCCCAGCCAAATTTACGAACGTCCCCAAACATCTTTTGTAGCTGATTTTATTGGCGATACGAATTTATTTAGTGGTGAAATCCTAGCGGTAAACTCTTCTGATGTGCAAATTTTGACAAAAACGGGACTCTCAATTGTCATCGCCCGTGCTGAAGATACACCAAGTCAATTATCACAATCGGTGGTTGTAAGTGTACGCCCAGAAAAAATACAGCTTTCACTGTATCCGCCTAATTTGCCAACAAACTGTTTTGAAGGACGGCTAGTTAATGTTATGTATTTGGGCACACACGTTAATTACATTGTGGAATTAACAAATGGCATCAGAATTAACGTATTACAACCTAATACCTTTGGTAGTTTACCAGACCGCGATACACCAATTTATGTTTGGTGGGCAGAAACCGATTGTTTAGCATTATCGAGTAATTAG
- the rsmA gene encoding 16S rRNA (adenine(1518)-N(6)/adenine(1519)-N(6))-dimethyltransferase RsmA gives MIRPRKVFAQHWLKSEKALDAIIKAAECTEGDRILEIGPGTGILTRRLLPLVQSLLAVEIDRDLCQLLAKQLGKRENFLLLQGDFLTLDLPSQLVAFPNFQNQNKVVANIPYNITGPIIEKLLGTIANPNPQPFESIVLLVQKEVAERLYAQAGSKAFGALSVRVQYLAECELICTVPAAAFHPPPKVDSAVVRLRPKKIEIPALDPRRFENLVKLGFAAKRKMLRNNLQSAVERDRLTQLLEQLKINPQARAEDLSVQQWVTLANELGVKSEE, from the coding sequence ATGATCCGACCGCGCAAGGTCTTTGCTCAGCATTGGCTTAAAAGTGAAAAAGCACTCGACGCAATTATTAAAGCAGCAGAGTGTACAGAAGGCGATCGCATTCTGGAAATCGGTCCAGGAACAGGTATTCTCACTCGTCGTTTACTACCTTTAGTACAATCTCTACTTGCAGTTGAAATAGACCGCGACTTATGCCAACTATTGGCCAAGCAACTAGGGAAGAGGGAAAATTTCCTACTGCTGCAAGGAGATTTTCTCACCTTAGATTTACCATCCCAATTGGTAGCATTTCCTAATTTTCAAAACCAAAATAAAGTAGTAGCCAACATCCCGTACAACATTACAGGCCCAATTATCGAGAAACTACTCGGTACGATCGCTAACCCTAACCCCCAACCATTTGAATCGATAGTGCTACTGGTACAAAAAGAAGTAGCAGAAAGATTGTACGCTCAAGCAGGGTCAAAAGCCTTTGGAGCGTTGAGCGTGCGGGTACAATATTTAGCTGAGTGTGAATTAATTTGCACAGTCCCAGCCGCCGCATTCCATCCACCGCCAAAAGTCGATTCAGCAGTCGTGCGATTGCGCCCAAAAAAAATAGAGATCCCAGCACTTGACCCAAGACGGTTCGAGAATTTGGTAAAGTTGGGATTTGCTGCCAAGCGCAAAATGTTACGAAATAATTTGCAATCAGCTGTAGAACGCGATCGCCTGACCCAATTACTGGAACAATTAAAAATAAATCCCCAAGCCAGAGCCGAAGACCTCAGCGTTCAGCAATGGGTAACTCTGGCAAACGAGTTGGGAGTTAAAAGTGAGGAGTGA
- the ispE gene encoding 4-(cytidine 5'-diphospho)-2-C-methyl-D-erythritol kinase, with amino-acid sequence MHSYSLIAPAKINLYLEIIGDRPDGYHELAMILQSIGLADYIDVHSISNDTIRVHSNHPQVPTDNSNLAYKAAELMTRQFPEAFAKYGGVEISINKQIPVAAGLAGGSTNAAAVLVGIDLLWKLGLTQSELEELGATLGSDVPFCVSGGTAIATGRGEQLSPLPSLDKIYIVLAKYRSLEVSTPWAYKTYRQEFGNSYIRDTNDLAARASAVHSGEIVKAIALADAGKIAQKLHNDLERVVLPAYPQVLQLREIFANQEGVLGTMMSGSGPTVFALFESEQQAEQVKLHVREAISDEDLELFVTRTITHGIQVASSI; translated from the coding sequence ATGCATTCCTACAGCTTAATTGCCCCTGCTAAAATCAATTTGTATTTGGAAATCATTGGCGATCGCCCTGATGGTTATCATGAGTTAGCAATGATACTCCAAAGTATCGGACTTGCAGACTACATTGATGTACACTCCATCAGCAATGACACCATTCGGGTTCACTCCAACCACCCGCAAGTACCGACAGATAACAGTAATCTGGCATACAAAGCCGCAGAACTGATGACGAGGCAATTTCCTGAAGCCTTTGCTAAATATGGCGGTGTAGAGATTAGCATCAACAAGCAAATTCCCGTAGCTGCTGGATTAGCTGGGGGTTCGACAAATGCCGCAGCCGTGTTGGTGGGGATAGATTTACTCTGGAAATTGGGACTAACTCAGTCAGAATTAGAGGAATTGGGAGCTACACTCGGTTCAGATGTGCCATTTTGTGTATCAGGTGGAACCGCGATCGCCACAGGTAGAGGTGAACAACTTTCTCCGTTACCAAGTTTGGATAAAATATATATAGTATTGGCAAAATACCGCAGTCTAGAAGTTTCCACCCCTTGGGCATACAAAACCTATCGGCAGGAATTTGGTAATTCTTATATTAGAGATACCAACGATTTAGCAGCGCGTGCTAGTGCAGTCCACTCAGGAGAAATAGTAAAAGCGATCGCCCTTGCAGACGCAGGAAAAATTGCCCAAAAACTGCACAATGATTTAGAGCGCGTAGTATTACCAGCCTATCCTCAAGTATTGCAACTGAGAGAAATCTTTGCAAATCAAGAAGGCGTTTTAGGAACAATGATGTCTGGTTCTGGGCCGACAGTATTTGCTCTTTTTGAATCTGAACAGCAGGCAGAACAAGTTAAGCTGCATGTAAGGGAAGCAATTTCTGATGAAGACTTAGAATTGTTTGTGACTCGGACAATCACACATGGTATTCAGGTAGCATCTTCAATTTAA